One genomic segment of Elusimicrobiota bacterium includes these proteins:
- a CDS encoding MBL fold metallo-hydrolase, producing MITKKVVTAIVLVSLCFVSTSFSKGVLKVIFMYVGQGDATLMVMPNNKVVLIDGGPVEDWRNYDAGRDTIFPLLQSMGINKIDYMFATHPHSDHVGGLKYLLLNILTGSYIEPGIPYPTPIYNQVLSAVKLKKVNYIRARRGMNFRELDPDVLLDVLSPGETLTADDPNNNSLVIHCKHNKVYIMFPGDAEKFMEEEIVSLYGSRLESNILKVGHHGSITSTVYGAASARNSNIIALGGCVIPQLWSFVKPKWSTSNKFLEAVNPEVAVIQCGKNNRYRFPSKKVVDGLNSMNIKVYRTDLNGNVKVTSDGIKYEVTAEK from the coding sequence TTGATTACAAAAAAAGTAGTAACCGCAATAGTTCTTGTGTCATTATGTTTTGTATCAACATCATTCTCAAAAGGTGTATTAAAAGTAATTTTTATGTACGTCGGACAGGGTGATGCTACGCTGATGGTTATGCCCAACAATAAGGTTGTGCTTATAGATGGAGGGCCGGTTGAAGACTGGCGGAATTATGATGCTGGCAGAGATACTATCTTTCCGTTGCTACAGAGTATGGGTATTAATAAAATTGATTATATGTTCGCTACGCATCCGCATAGCGATCACGTTGGCGGGTTGAAATATTTACTTCTAAATATTCTTACAGGATCGTATATTGAACCCGGGATACCGTATCCGACACCGATTTATAATCAGGTCCTCTCAGCAGTAAAGTTAAAAAAAGTTAATTATATCCGTGCGCGGCGCGGTATGAATTTCCGTGAACTGGACCCGGATGTTTTGCTTGATGTATTATCTCCCGGTGAAACGCTTACTGCGGATGATCCTAATAATAATTCGTTAGTAATACATTGTAAGCACAATAAAGTTTATATCATGTTTCCAGGGGATGCGGAGAAGTTTATGGAGGAAGAAATTGTCAGCCTTTACGGCAGCAGGCTGGAATCTAATATTCTTAAGGTAGGGCATCATGGTTCCATAACGTCTACTGTTTATGGCGCAGCATCTGCTCGCAATAGCAATATTATAGCACTAGGCGGGTGTGTTATACCTCAACTCTGGAGTTTTGTAAAACCTAAATGGAGTACCTCTAACAAGTTTTTGGAAGCTGTAAATCCTGAAGTTGCGGTAATACAATGCGGTAAAAATAATAGGTACAGGTTTCCTTCAAAAAAAGTGGTGGATGGGTTGAACAGTATGAATATAAAGGTTTACCGTACGGATTTAAACGGGAATGTTAAGGTTACTTCCGACGGTATAAAATATGAGGTTACGGCTGAGAAATGA
- a CDS encoding HAMP domain-containing protein codes for MANFKRKQVVVKHGFQFRYVLFVFLAVLFAGLLISWDVYYTMGRVMFSQVNHPEIYSMISKVNTQIISKLVLYLLLVIIVSIFVSHKIAGPLYRIEKSSEILGLGDLTHRVKLREGDELKDVAEKLNHMVEQLQTKVGENKNVVAECLEQLQHIEVLAQKCGGEHREILEKITSVKVTLQKINAGLKTSVTDTPQK; via the coding sequence ATGGCAAATTTTAAACGTAAACAGGTAGTTGTAAAGCACGGGTTTCAGTTCCGGTATGTTTTATTTGTTTTTCTTGCGGTCTTATTCGCGGGATTGCTGATCTCTTGGGATGTATACTACACAATGGGCCGCGTGATGTTCAGCCAGGTTAATCATCCTGAGATATATTCAATGATAAGTAAAGTTAATACACAGATTATAAGTAAGCTGGTGTTATACCTGTTACTGGTTATCATAGTGTCAATTTTTGTGTCACACAAAATCGCGGGGCCGTTATACCGTATTGAAAAATCGTCAGAGATATTGGGGTTGGGAGATTTAACTCATAGGGTGAAATTGAGGGAAGGTGACGAACTTAAGGATGTAGCGGAGAAGCTTAACCATATGGTGGAACAACTGCAAACAAAAGTCGGGGAAAATAAAAATGTTGTTGCAGAATGTTTGGAACAGTTGCAGCATATAGAAGTTCTCGCACAAAAATGCGGGGGTGAGCACAGGGAAATCCTCGAAAAAATAACTTCAGTAAAAGTTACATTACAAAAAATTAATGCCGGTCTTAAAACATCGGTAACGGACACTCCTCAAAAGTAA
- a CDS encoding DNA internalization-related competence protein ComEC/Rec2 yields the protein MNRILFVLLCLYISLIVIFDRYGLYSYIPLNDIAQVVLVEQKAEDNTLTHVIKGRVLSFPESGNYYTTFFVYTHEIDGKTTRGNVLARIPSQDSVNLSYGDDISIECMLRRPVEALNPGQFDYSKYLAYQNVYCIASVIAYSKLDGYKHAGIFQKQYYLLMNWLNTNFEQSIKNAMPVNEAGVMGSIIVGKKSWLEPETRTIFMDAGVMHVLVVSGSNVAVIAGMFMWILHFLLRIPRRTAVPAVILIIAAYCVLTGSNPPVVRATVMTTCFLLTLMLRREISSYQVLLLSCWAMVLYDPKVVLSSGFQMSIAATFGILAGVQKCRLVLQSVPAVLRDVVNVLMVSVSAQMFVWPLIAVYFYKFSVICIISNLIVVPLSGLVLSLGLGLVGIHFVGGILYVLFGKICTVLTTVLIQISAVFAAVPYANVTVNGVSPEFLLCYYLALMIFVFFDIKKTVYFCVIAGMLLFTKYAVVEAKGRAEITFLSVGNGDSIVIKLPGGKAVLIDGGGNWDSALDPGEKIVVPFLNYKGLRKIDLLVLTHPHYNHYLGLRKVMDSVRVESVLLSYGHADTDEYSEFYKVCQSKAKKVITAVAGTEFVFSDAKFRVLNPGQSVQVDPDENSIVMEMQYHNFSGLFSGDIGEVGQESILQEINGRKYGVVQMPGHGVGYIAPEIYKLNTELFVVSGNGYATEYELGTNYGVVMKTVYTKQCGAVTVIIDKITNKIFYEFWLTH from the coding sequence GTGAACCGTATACTATTCGTGTTACTCTGCCTGTATATATCACTTATTGTTATATTTGACCGGTACGGTTTATATTCTTATATTCCGTTAAATGATATCGCGCAGGTTGTTTTGGTTGAGCAAAAAGCTGAGGATAATACTCTTACTCATGTAATTAAAGGCAGGGTATTATCTTTCCCGGAGAGCGGTAATTATTACACTACTTTTTTTGTCTACACCCACGAGATTGACGGGAAAACCACCCGCGGAAATGTACTTGCCAGGATTCCTTCACAGGATAGCGTTAATTTATCGTATGGTGATGATATATCGATTGAATGTATGCTGCGCCGGCCGGTGGAAGCTCTTAATCCTGGGCAGTTTGATTATTCTAAATACCTTGCATACCAGAATGTTTACTGTATAGCGTCAGTTATAGCGTATTCAAAACTTGATGGCTATAAACATGCTGGCATATTCCAAAAACAATATTATCTGTTAATGAATTGGTTGAACACAAATTTTGAGCAATCGATAAAAAATGCAATGCCTGTAAATGAAGCAGGTGTTATGGGCAGTATTATTGTCGGGAAAAAAAGCTGGCTTGAACCCGAAACACGGACAATATTTATGGATGCCGGTGTTATGCATGTCCTAGTCGTCAGCGGGTCGAATGTAGCAGTTATTGCCGGAATGTTTATGTGGATACTGCATTTTCTGTTGCGTATCCCGCGCCGTACCGCGGTACCTGCAGTGATACTTATTATTGCAGCGTACTGTGTGCTCACTGGTTCAAATCCGCCGGTAGTACGCGCAACAGTAATGACTACTTGTTTTTTATTGACGTTAATGTTACGCCGGGAAATTAGCAGCTACCAGGTACTGCTTCTTTCCTGCTGGGCTATGGTACTGTATGATCCTAAAGTGGTGTTGAGTTCCGGGTTTCAAATGTCCATAGCTGCGACATTCGGTATCCTTGCGGGTGTACAAAAATGCAGATTGGTTTTACAGTCAGTACCTGCTGTATTACGTGACGTTGTGAATGTTCTTATGGTATCCGTATCTGCACAGATGTTTGTATGGCCTTTGATTGCCGTATACTTCTACAAATTTTCTGTTATCTGTATAATCTCCAACTTAATAGTGGTTCCATTATCCGGATTGGTGTTAAGTTTAGGCCTTGGTTTGGTGGGTATACATTTTGTCGGCGGGATTTTATATGTATTATTTGGCAAAATATGCACTGTTCTAACAACTGTACTGATACAGATATCAGCGGTATTTGCTGCAGTACCCTATGCGAACGTTACGGTAAATGGTGTGAGCCCAGAGTTTTTGTTATGTTATTACCTGGCCTTAATGATTTTTGTGTTTTTTGATATCAAAAAAACAGTATATTTTTGTGTAATTGCCGGGATGTTATTGTTTACGAAATACGCGGTGGTAGAAGCAAAAGGCAGGGCAGAAATTACTTTTCTTTCAGTAGGGAATGGGGATAGTATTGTAATAAAATTACCCGGAGGTAAAGCCGTCCTTATCGACGGCGGTGGAAATTGGGACTCTGCGCTTGATCCCGGAGAAAAAATTGTTGTACCGTTTCTGAATTATAAGGGACTGCGAAAAATTGATTTATTAGTTCTTACTCATCCGCATTACAATCATTATCTTGGGTTAAGAAAAGTAATGGATAGCGTGCGGGTTGAGAGTGTTTTGTTAAGCTATGGCCACGCGGATACCGATGAGTATTCTGAATTCTATAAAGTATGTCAAAGCAAAGCTAAAAAGGTGATAACAGCTGTAGCGGGTACGGAGTTTGTGTTTAGTGATGCAAAGTTCAGGGTGCTGAATCCCGGGCAAAGCGTTCAGGTTGATCCTGATGAGAATTCTATCGTAATGGAAATGCAGTATCATAACTTCTCCGGTCTTTTTTCAGGAGATATCGGTGAAGTTGGGCAGGAGTCTATACTGCAGGAAATAAATGGTAGAAAATATGGGGTAGTTCAGATGCCAGGTCACGGGGTGGGATACATTGCTCCTGAAATTTATAAGTTAAATACCGAATTGTTTGTGGTCAGCGGGAATGGTTATGCAACAGAGTATGAACTGGGAACAAATTATGGGGTTGTGATGAAAACAGTGTATACAAAACAGTGTGGAGCAGTAACTGTTATAATCGATAAAATAACAAATAAAATATTTTATGAATTTTGGTTGACACATTAA